The stretch of DNA aacagttttagacCTCAGTTACTGTGCGCTCTCGGAGAGAgtttgactgtagtaaccgAACACGCAGTTTGacgctgaatggaggatgacagacagacgcagcggagagaagagtttacttgaacttgaatttaacaaattaaatattcatctgtacctcagATTAAACTATGCAACAGCTTTagaacacttgaaatattgTGCACGAgaactttatggtgctttataatgtttttgtgccttTCGTGGGGCTCAACAATAACACAATAGTatacgcacaatatcggatttggatcggtctcTTCTGACCGATACCTGATCCGCTGAAAATGACcgtatcggagccgataccgatcctgagtatcggatcgatgcatccctaatttaaactcctatctgattttctatatttttaatttgggctagttaaattaattttcgggctaccaaaatctgaagggtacctgcccgaagggctaccaggaattttgaaattttgcgagccctgagtTGTTGTGTGACTGTGTTTGTGCTGCAGCCATAGGAAACGCATATGCAGTTCTGTCTAATGTGGAAAAGAGACGGCAGTACGATCAGTTCGGAGAGGAGCGCAGCGGCTCGGGCCGATCCAGCCAGACCAACGACACACACTTCGAGGCCGATATTTCACCTGAGGATCTCTTCAACATGTTCTTCGGAGGAGGCTTCCCTTCTAGTGAGTCTGAGCGCGTGTTTGTGAGGCTGAAGGGCATCTTGGCTGATGAAAGCAGAAGCAGACAGGGTCTGAAGTTAACTGTGAACACTGAATTGAGAACATTTACTGGCTGTAAAACGGTATTTGcattcaaaagttaagtttaaaatataaataaagaaattatattttgcagaaataacttttttttttttttgcattttattttattttttgcattttcataaaaatatttcattactatggaagcttgtttccaccaagtaataaaaaaataaaatgtattaattttttttgcaattctttttatatttcataattctgagaattgcaagatatagactcagaattgcaagttttcagagataaacttgcaattgtgaagaaaaaagtctgaaaagttacctttttttttgtgtgtgctgtcaaacgattaatcacgattaatcgcatccgaaataaaagtttttgtttacatatgtatgtgtgctgtgtatatttattatgtgtatatataaataaacacatgcacgtatatatttcagagaaatgttatgtttatttatgaaatatatttatatataaatatatattgtatgtgtgtgtatttatatatacataataaatatacacagtacacacttgtattatgaaaacaaaaccttttattttgtatgcgattaatcgtttgacagcactcttttttttttattattctgtgGTGGTAACAAGCTTTCTTACATTACTGCAATACACTTGAatacaatgtttttgtttttctgtgaaacacaacatttattataactttCTCTTAgcaaatatattattacatatttttatccttaattttggtgtgaaatatgacctggacaCATACTTAAAGGTTTTCATAAGAGTCAAAGAACAACTTAAAGTTACTGGCAAACTATTAACTAAATCAAATAAGCATTATTGACTCATAAAAGCCAGTTTTTGAGGTTGTTGTGGAGGATTTATTTGGAGTAGCTGTTGTAGTCATCTGTGTCTCTCAGTGTATTTCAGAGCTCTTGCTGCACAGATGTCGCACACACAATCCCATGAGTCCCTGAGGCTCTGAATAAAGACATGACTGTGTTTTTTTCAGGTAATGTTCACATGTACAGTAATGGACGGATGCGCTTTAATCAGAATCATGCCGAGAGAGGAGAACACAGAGGGGTGAGGAACATCTTCAGACCCACGAGCTCTGTTCATTTGGGAGAGTTTTAAAGTGTGTTTTGGAGTAAATGTGAAAACGTTTTAATTTAAGATGTATGTCAGTGTATGGgggaaaatgcttttttttcctcatgttTTCATCAATATCCTCTTAGCTTTTGTTGCAGATCACTTCAACAGTCCTGTGGAGtgacaaatgtattttatgttttcatattacataagaaatattttttattacatacacattatacacacaatttataataataatattattattattacatggaaagataaatataatacttgcaatattaaaatgactgtttttgtgtttttgtaaatagtttttaatattaaaattgttagttgtaaaattatatttaatatatataaaaagtaaaattataatataatttaattaattaataaaattctgtaaaattataatatttgcaaaattttgttatatatattttatatataaaacagtaaaattataatatatatatatatatatatatatataataaaataaattaactaataaaattgtttaaaattatatttgctaaattttatatatatatatatatatataattgtttttttttcaattatatacagaataaaaacaattttaattaattaatgaaactgtataaaatatagcatttataAAAttctattaattaaattaatttacaaaattcaCTTAAAGTACCATGGCTTCTAAAGTTGCAACAGTTTTACATGCTGTAGCTGTGTTCTCTGAATGAAACAGCAGAGGGCGGCAATGAGACGTTTATGAGTAGATCAGACTGTGCTGGAGAATTATGGAGAGTTATGATGACTGATTAatatgattgtgtgtgtgtttgtgtgtttaggGCGGTCTTGCTCTTCTCATGCAGTTGATGCCCATCCTCATCCTCGTCATCGTCTCAGCGCTCAGTCAGATGATGGTGACCAACCCACCCTACAGTCTCAGCTTCAGACCgtgagtctctctctcttctcgTATCTCTCTCTTTATCTGTATCTCTCTCTGTCGCTCTCTTTTTATCTACTTTCACACTTTAAACAGCACAGTTGCTCTTCCAGTAGTGACATTTGCACATTCAGATATCTTAAGCACACAAACGCTCTTGTTATCCGAATCAATAGATTACATAAAGTTCTACAGCAGGTACGTGGAGTATTTACTTCATTATCTACACAGGAACAAagcataattttatttatatagcacatttcaaaCAATGGAAATACAAAGTGGTTTACATGAAAAAGAAAtgattaaaagaaaattaataagtgatgaatgaaatggaaaaaaaaattacatttaaattataaagcCAGTCACTTTCATTCTACTAATTAAGTGcatttatattgatatatatctttatttatttatacatgcatattatatatacatatgaagTCTAcaactcaaaataaaattattagaagaaatgcattttttttttttatgtatatgtaataaataagtATATATGTTTAGAGTATATTCTGTGGggtctggggaaaaaaaaaattatatatatatataactttttttttttttttcaggttgtgGACAAATTTTTGGCCACAAATGAGTGACATATGACtcttgatttttatttacatgttcCAAAGAACATCTGCTGCTTGAAGGAAACCTGACCTTTTGTCACATGATCAAAGCCACTTACGTTACATCTGACGAGTGACCTACAAATCTGAAATGCTGCTTCATTTAATGTCAGAACTTTTATTTCTTGTACTTGTGAGTACATATAACCAAGTATAAGTGCTCTGCTACACTATTTTCAAGTTTGTATCATTATTAGTTTCATTAAGTAAGCAAGCATCAGTATTTTTATTGGTCTGCTGTATTGATCGCTGATGCTGCTGAGCCGCCGGTCCGTGCCGTGAGCCGCCCGATCAATAACGGTTCTTACGCTGCGATGAACCGCTTCGGACCGGTCGGGTTCTGGACCCTGATCAGATTCTGTGATTCCAGAGATAGTTTTTGGACCagttttgtaaatgtgttttgttttgtttttttaaccaaaatggTTATGAAAGTTTTCTGAACTGAATCtgaaaatagtttatttaataatcagttaatcaaatttatttaatagttaacactcaaataaaaaatgagttatatatatatataccacattttacattatatattaatttgtttttgaaatataaacatttaaactgtgACTGTTATAAAACTTTTGACAGATTTATTCTGTATTAATGTcatataatgcatatatttatcaaaatgctCCTCTCCAGTTATTTTTCTAGTTTATGGGCATTGAATGGCTTTCCTGAGgtaaatgtaacatttgaaCTTTGAACTTTCATTTTATGTAGCATGTAGCTGTACGGCAGATGCGTTCTGTCAGTCACGTGAGATCTCGTCTGATTGGTCGAGAGAGATCGGAGGGTTGCAAACTCTGTGTGAACTCTTAACCTTTAACCCTGACTGATCTTCACACAGAGGAATCATCTAGAAGTCTGAGTGGACAGTCGCTCCATGTGCATGAAACCTGTGACCGCTGACCCTCAGTCCTCTCTCACTGacttatagttaactaaaatatgtgtgtgtgtgtgtgtgtgtgtgtgtgtgtgtgtgtgtatatgtatgcacAAAagcattatatataatataaaataaaaaaataaaaaatttgagcTAGTtgcaaggcaacatttttcattttcatttagttttactGATGTAGTAAAATAGCTAAAGATGTACATTTAACGAAACTAAAtaggtttatttaaaataataataataaaaatgataaaatgactaaaataaaatgaatccaaaatgttaacattaactataaTATCAATGGTACTAATATATTGagtatatactgtacactgtaTTCAAGTTCAGTGTGtgcttgttttctctctctgtgtgttacTTTATGTCCTTCTGAAAATATCTCATTTCACGTGCGTGTCTCACAGGTCAGCGGGTCACACACACAAGCGCGTGACGGAGAATCTGGGCGTGACGTTTTATGTGAACGAGCGTTTCTCTCAGGACTTCAGCGGCGCGAATCTGAAACGAGTGGAGAGCAGCGTGGAGGACGACTACATCTCCAACCTCAGGAACAACTGCTGGAAAGAGAAACAACAGAGTATGTgacgcacacactcactcactcactctctctctctctctcacacacacacacacacacactcactcactctctctcacacacacacacacacacacacacactcactcactcactcactctcactctctcacacacacacacacacacactcactctctctctcactctcacacacacacactcactctctctcactctctcacacacacacacacacactcactcactcactcactcactcactctctctcacacacacacacacacacactcactctctcactctctctcacacacacacacacacacacacactcactctctctctcactctctcacacacacacacacacacacacacacactcactctctctcacacacacacacacacacacactcactctctctgtctctcactctctcacacacacacacacacacacacacacactctctctcactctcacacacacacacacacatgtctggtttgctatccttgtggggactctccataggcgtaatggtttttatactgtacttactgtatgtgctattgtcctacaccaaccctacacctaaacctaccccttacaggagactacaggcatttttagattttcaaaaaaacaccatttagggGGTGTTCACACTTGTCGTCTTTTTTGACTAGAAAAAGTCGACAAGAGCacttttttagtaaaataaaaagctggcaGCGTTTTGGTTACAAATAGCAGCTGAGGGCGTCTTTTGTTGCTATAACAACAGCTGCAACGGTAGCTATAGCGCTGTGTGCTGCAGAAATGTCGGCTTTTGAAGTTAACGGGGAGGGTGTCGGTTCACAACGGCGTTTGTGGGAGCGCGACATTATACGGGGAAGGAAACTGTATGGTGCTTCCAACAACTTAGTCCAGGAGCTCCGGTTGGATGATGCACGGTTCCTTGTGCTCCGAAACTAGTACGATCTGTCTACCGACTATCTTctccttttttcttgttgtttttgttgttatggaaacgactcgccactcgcttgtcattggtcagctgtcaaaaagGCGCTTGACGTAGGGcgttttttttcagaaaagttaaacttttttcaacttgaaaagacgctctgagctgcagaaaaagacGTCGGCAGTGGCGTTTTAAAAAGCGCTCAggacttttttgaaaacacggtttactccataggattataatgtaaaacagacgctggcagcttcaaaaaagacgccaagtgtgaacatggccttagtatgttttttaagccttttgaattacgggacataggcagtgtcctcataaaccaccttcaaattgtaatacctctgtcatacccatgttattatacaaattttgtccccgtaaaccacaaaaaccagtacacacactctctcacgcacggatgcacacacactcactcactcacacatacatacacacactctcacgcacgcatgcacacacgcacgcaGGCACTCATGCACGCACGtgcacactcacgcacacatgaacacacacacacacgcacgcactctctcacacacttacTTACTCACTcccactcacacactcactcacacactcacttactcactcactctcactcacacacacactcacttacTCACTCACTcccactcacacactcactcactcactcactcactcacacactcacacacacacacacacacacaccctcacccactcactcactcactctctcactcacacacacacacacacacacacacacactcacccactcactcactcacacacacacacacacacacacacactcacccactcactcactctcacacacatgttcgtttttgtgaaaagtggggactctccataggcgtaatggtttttatactgtacttactgtatgtgctattgccctacaccaaccctacacctaaacctaccccttacaggagactacaggcatttttactttctcaaaaaaactcacgCTGTATGATTcataagccttttgaaaaatggggacatggtgtaatgtcattatacaaatttatgtcctcatttgtcacaaaaacgcgcacactcactcactcactctctcacatactctctctctctctcacacacacacacacacactgtcaaggtccaaaaatggaaaaaaaatgtcagttcTTCTGAAGTAATATGATTGGTCATGTGAAGAACAAACCAACCCAAACTGAAATCATTATGAGTTTAAGTCCACTTGAGGTCTCAAATATTCACCATGTTCATGCAAGTTTTTTCACATCATGACAGCAGTTTTTGctcttatatatattttttgtgggtaggtaagatttttttaaatgttttttaaagagtcTCATCtgctcaccagggctgcatttatttgatcaaaaatacagtaaaaatctgaaatattattataatttaaaacagctgtgttctgtttaaatatcttttaaaatataatttatttctgtgatgcagctgtgttttcagcatcattactccagtcttcagtgtcacatgatcatcagaaatcattctaatatgctgatttgctgctcaacaaacatttctgattattatcaatgttgaaaacagttgtgctgcacaatatttttgtggaaaccgtgatgcattttattttacaggattcacagatgaatagaaagttcaaaagaacagcatttatttgaaatagaaatcttttgcaatattataaatgtctttactggtaCTTTTGAGCAATATAATGTGTCCTTgaaagtatttatttacttaaaaaaaggaaaaatcttGCTGACCCAAACTTTTTGAAAGGGAAACAAACATTCACTAAAGtgaatcatacaggtttggagcatgagggtgagtaaatgatgacagaactgaTGTTGTTGGGTGGACTGTGCCTTTAAGAGCTTGTAGTAATTGTGTAATCATAACTGCGCGAGTTCAGCCAGATGATTCCAGACTAAATGCCAGTTTAAAGCAGAATCAGGTGAGTCTCTCTCATGACTCACTTCTGTGTTTGTGAACTGAAGCTGATTCGTTCACAGAGAGCCGGTCAGAACTGGCTGCTTTCTCACTTCCTTTAATGTCATTCGTCTCACGTTCGATGAATCAGCTTGAGTTCTGGAGATATTTGAGGGAAGTTTACACCCATTTCACTGGATGATTCACTCATGTTTATTCCCAGCATTTCATCATCTGAGTCGACTTTTGACGTATCcttttaaattctgtcatgatttgCTAATTTATGCCCATTTGTGACacgtgctggcaaaatgagttacattttcaaaaaaaaaaaaattttatttttacattctcTATTAAAAGACCTTCAAAATGATGTATGATTAAAATCAGCAAAGTCAATTTAGagaaaaactgattcaaaatttTCTGAAGGTTTCAAAGCAAAATCACCCAGCAGCATTACATCTTTTCTCCCACTTCTTTTCTagattaataatcacaatatagctattgTTGTTTTATCTTTGTTGTTATGAATAAGAACCgatgcaaaaaaataaacaaatataagaaagaaacaagTGTATTAcctacttttttcattttacatctaaacataagcattcaagtaaaaaaaaatagtaaaatgtaaaaatcactcaagtgtgttcattaaaaataagttgattattaaaactacaaaagcagttcaatcaagagcagcgagtgattccctcttttcttttattgtttgattaacattgagACAGACGGATCTAATATAATATTACACATCCCAAACGTTCACTTAAGACGTAACAGattatgtttgtgtgaatactgctgtaaatctgtgtgtgtgtgtatcaggaTCGAGCGCTTCAGATGAGAGTACTCTTCTCAGAAAACATACAGATAAAGAtacttttagatgtttaattgcTATTTAGAGCATTGGGATCGCTAGACgagggcttaatgaactcatttttgtgaaaacctcacctgtgtgtgtgtgtgtttcagaggaGGGTCTGCTGTACCGTGCGCGGTATTTCGGGGACAGTGATCTGTACCAGCGGGCTCAGCGGATGGGAACCCCGAGCTGCTCTCGGCTGTCTGAGGTTCAGGCATCTTTACACGGATAGATGAAGCATCCCTGCACTACCTGGTGAGCGCCGCATCCGTCCACACCTTCACCTGACCTCTGAGTCCTGCTTCACTCACATTCACACGACTTTGCTTTCAGTTCATGcgttccctgggaatcaaacagAACACTAACATGCGGTAGATAATCAGTGAAGATTATTGAAGCCGcctgacacaacaacaacactgggtttttttttcttttagttttttcaACCAATGCCAAACTGAGTGTGTGAAAActgtttatattttctttgcagTAGAGCGGAAAATAAGTAGGAACAATAAGTAAAAAATCAGGAAATTGATTTTTGACTTCCATCAACAATAAACATA from Onychostoma macrolepis isolate SWU-2019 chromosome 12, ASM1243209v1, whole genome shotgun sequence encodes:
- the dnajb12b gene encoding dnaJ homolog subfamily B member 12b isoform X1, producing the protein MEVNRDEAERCLEIAIGALENAQPEKARRFLEKAQRLFPTRRAQELLAFLEQNGEASSQSHAAGAADATEARQRRSGVSSNGAAPVDSTKPYTPEQAEAVRRIKQCKNYYETLGVQKDASEDDLKKAYRKLALKFHPDKNHAPGATEAFKAIGNAYAVLSNVEKRRQYDQFGEERSGSGRSSQTNDTHFEADISPEDLFNMFFGGGFPSSNVHMYSNGRMRFNQNHAERGEHRGGGLALLMQLMPILILVIVSALSQMMVTNPPYSLSFRPSAGHTHKRVTENLGVTFYVNERFSQDFSGANLKRVESSVEDDYISNLRNNCWKEKQQKEGLLYRARYFGDSDLYQRAQRMGTPSCSRLSEVQASLHG